One genomic segment of bacterium includes these proteins:
- the sixA gene encoding phosphohistidine phosphatase SixA, translating into MSFTTRRLYFLRHGRADRSAYLGDDDRLRPLTDEGRERMAAQAAALAELDLGCDVILTSPLARCRQTADIVGEALGLADEVHEAKVLGPGFVVKDLKDLLDGYGHCGTLMLVGHEPDFSEVVSRLTGGSNLVLKKGGLARVDLFSGFSGLAGDLIWLIPPKVLAR; encoded by the coding sequence ATGAGCTTCACCACGCGACGCCTGTACTTCCTGCGCCACGGCCGCGCCGACCGCTCGGCCTACCTCGGCGACGACGACCGCCTGCGCCCCCTGACCGACGAGGGCCGCGAACGCATGGCCGCCCAGGCCGCCGCCCTCGCCGAACTCGACCTGGGGTGCGACGTGATCCTCACCAGCCCCCTGGCCCGCTGCCGCCAGACGGCCGACATCGTGGGCGAGGCCCTCGGCCTGGCCGACGAGGTGCACGAGGCCAAGGTGCTCGGGCCCGGGTTCGTGGTGAAGGACCTGAAGGACCTGCTCGACGGCTACGGCCACTGCGGCACGCTGATGCTGGTGGGGCACGAGCCCGACTTCAGCGAAGTGGTCTCGCGGTTGACGGGGGGCTCGAACCTGGTGCTCAAGAAGGGGGGCCTGGCGCGGGTCGACCTCTTCAGCGGCTTCTCCGGCCTGGCCGGCGACCTGATCTGGCTGATTCCGCCCAAGGTGTTGGCGCGCTGA
- a CDS encoding 6-phosphofructokinase: MADHNGIPRCIGILTAGGDCPGLNAAIRAVTKAAIHDHDMKVLGIEDGFRGLVENRMRPLAYREMSGILSQGGTILGTSRDKPNKMPMGGKVLNMVGTAVENARTAGIDCLVCLGGGGTQKNALLLAEAGLNVITLPKTIDNDVGLTDASFGFDTALSIATNAIDRLHTTATSHDRIILVETMGHRTGWIALGSGVAGGADVILIPEIPYDIGAVAEYLLDRQRRFGRRFSIVAIAEGALSREEAERSAQKAVEKAALPPEPELPEDLDGYKLVKESLASRIAREVQGLTRTEARVTALGHVQRGGSPTARDRLLATKLGTRAVELMASGTFNVMVAERSGDGVAVPLTEVAGVRNMVPLDHPWIRAARTTGTNLGIDAAELDALVAAAQAAR; the protein is encoded by the coding sequence ATGGCCGACCACAACGGCATCCCCCGCTGCATCGGGATCCTCACTGCCGGCGGCGACTGCCCCGGCCTGAACGCCGCCATCCGGGCCGTGACCAAGGCCGCGATCCACGACCACGACATGAAGGTCCTGGGCATCGAGGACGGCTTCCGCGGCCTGGTCGAGAACCGCATGCGGCCGTTGGCCTACCGCGAGATGAGCGGCATCCTCTCGCAGGGCGGCACCATCCTGGGCACCTCGCGCGACAAGCCCAACAAGATGCCCATGGGCGGCAAGGTGCTGAACATGGTGGGCACGGCGGTCGAGAACGCGCGCACGGCGGGCATCGACTGCCTCGTGTGCCTGGGCGGCGGCGGCACCCAGAAGAACGCGCTGCTGCTGGCCGAGGCCGGCCTGAACGTGATCACCCTGCCCAAGACCATCGACAACGACGTGGGCCTGACCGACGCCTCCTTCGGCTTCGACACCGCCCTGTCGATCGCGACCAACGCCATCGACCGGCTGCACACCACGGCCACCAGCCACGACCGCATCATCCTCGTCGAGACCATGGGCCACCGCACCGGCTGGATCGCCCTGGGCAGCGGCGTGGCCGGCGGCGCCGACGTGATCCTGATCCCGGAGATCCCCTACGACATCGGGGCCGTGGCCGAGTACCTGCTCGACCGGCAGCGGCGCTTCGGACGGCGCTTCTCCATCGTGGCCATCGCCGAGGGCGCCCTCTCGCGCGAAGAGGCCGAACGCTCGGCGCAGAAGGCGGTCGAGAAGGCGGCGCTCCCGCCCGAGCCCGAACTGCCCGAAGACCTCGACGGCTACAAGCTGGTCAAGGAGTCGCTGGCCAGCCGCATCGCCCGCGAGGTGCAGGGCCTGACCCGCACCGAGGCGCGCGTGACGGCCCTCGGCCACGTGCAGCGGGGCGGTTCGCCCACGGCGCGCGACCGCCTGCTGGCCACCAAGCTGGGCACGCGGGCGGTCGAGCTCATGGCGAGCGGGACCTTCAACGTCATGGTGGCGGAGCGGAGCGGCGACGGGGTGGCGGTGCCCCTGACCGAGGTGGCGGGCGTGCGCAACATGGTGCCGCTGGACCACCCCTGGATCCGGGCGGCCCGCACGACGGGCACCAACCTCGGCATCGACGCCGCCGAGCTCGACGCGCTGGTGGCGGCGGCGCAGGCGGCCCGCTGA
- the ppk1 gene encoding polyphosphate kinase 1: MSENATPEAETPRPAAPVEPRDRYLNRELGLLQFQYRVLEEVMDPANPLLERVKFLSILGSNLDEFFMVRVGGLVMQKRAGIVDFSIDGQGAAEQLVAIRKVASDLMDRARDHWRDVLQPALADAGIRILDFAELNDKQVGQVEAYFKQTIFPVLTPQAVDTGHPFPHISNLSHNLAVIVRDEDGEERFARIKLPSTLPLLVPIKRSSGGERRDGTVPHNHWFVWLDQVIANYLDELFPGMTIVRSHGFRVTRNADIALQDLEATDLQEKIVENILVRRFSPVICLALEKDVPADTRQILVDNLAVNHNDIYEVDRPLPMGGLMQLYDIDRFDLKFEPEPPVTPSNLRVDTMEGDIFAAIRERDILLHHPYESFDPVIELLKTACRDPEVLAIKQTLYRVGNRSPVVKYLLEARREHRKQVTVLVELKARFDEESNIGWAKMLEREGVHVVYGLVGLKTHAKMLLVVRREGEELRRYAHLGTGNYNHTTARHYEDIGLLTCDDGIGADMTDVFNYLTGYSKLKDFRQLLVAPLNLREKLVDKVRREIEHAREGRGGHLIFKFNSLVDQPFIDLLYEASQAGVRIELIIRGLCCLRPGVPGLSEIITVRSILGRHLEHSRAFWFANGGDEEVYIGSADIMTRNLNRRVETLAPVRDERLIARIRDEILWAAQHDNVKARLMDADGNYARTRPRAKEKPIDSQQWLYRQRSKSVP, encoded by the coding sequence ATGAGCGAGAATGCCACTCCCGAAGCGGAAACGCCCCGCCCCGCGGCGCCGGTCGAGCCCCGCGACCGCTACCTGAACCGCGAGCTCGGCCTGCTCCAGTTCCAGTACCGGGTGCTCGAGGAGGTCATGGACCCGGCCAACCCCCTGCTCGAGCGGGTGAAGTTCCTCTCGATCCTGGGTTCGAACCTCGACGAGTTCTTCATGGTGCGCGTCGGCGGGCTGGTCATGCAGAAGCGGGCCGGCATCGTCGACTTCAGCATCGACGGCCAGGGCGCCGCCGAGCAGCTCGTCGCCATCCGCAAGGTGGCCTCCGACCTCATGGACCGCGCCCGCGACCACTGGCGCGACGTGCTGCAGCCCGCCCTCGCCGACGCGGGCATCCGCATCCTCGACTTCGCCGAGCTGAACGACAAGCAGGTGGGCCAGGTCGAGGCGTACTTCAAGCAGACCATCTTCCCGGTGCTCACGCCCCAGGCCGTCGACACCGGGCACCCCTTCCCCCACATCTCGAACCTGAGCCACAACCTGGCCGTGATCGTGCGCGACGAGGACGGCGAGGAGCGCTTCGCCCGCATCAAGCTGCCCTCGACCCTGCCCCTGCTCGTGCCCATCAAGCGCTCGAGCGGCGGCGAGCGGCGCGACGGCACCGTGCCCCACAACCACTGGTTCGTCTGGCTCGACCAGGTCATCGCCAACTACCTCGACGAGCTCTTTCCCGGCATGACCATCGTGCGCAGCCACGGCTTCCGCGTCACGCGCAACGCCGACATCGCCCTGCAGGACCTCGAGGCCACCGACCTGCAGGAGAAGATCGTCGAGAACATCCTCGTGCGGCGCTTCAGCCCCGTCATCTGCCTGGCCCTCGAGAAGGACGTCCCGGCCGACACGCGGCAGATCCTGGTCGACAACCTCGCCGTGAACCACAACGACATCTACGAGGTCGACCGGCCCCTGCCCATGGGCGGCCTGATGCAGCTGTACGACATCGACCGCTTCGACCTCAAGTTCGAGCCCGAGCCGCCGGTGACGCCGTCCAACCTGCGCGTCGACACCATGGAGGGCGACATCTTCGCGGCGATCCGCGAGCGCGACATCCTGCTGCACCACCCGTACGAGAGCTTCGATCCGGTGATCGAGCTCCTGAAGACCGCCTGCCGCGACCCCGAGGTGCTGGCCATCAAGCAGACGCTCTACCGCGTGGGCAACCGCTCGCCGGTTGTGAAGTACCTGCTCGAGGCGCGGCGCGAGCACCGCAAGCAGGTGACGGTGCTGGTCGAACTGAAGGCGCGCTTCGACGAGGAGAGCAACATCGGCTGGGCCAAGATGCTCGAGCGCGAGGGCGTGCACGTGGTGTATGGCCTGGTGGGCCTGAAGACCCACGCCAAGATGCTGCTGGTGGTGCGCCGCGAAGGCGAGGAGCTGCGCCGCTACGCCCACCTGGGCACGGGCAACTACAACCACACCACCGCCCGCCACTACGAGGACATCGGCCTGCTCACGTGCGACGACGGGATCGGCGCCGACATGACCGACGTCTTCAACTACCTGACGGGCTATTCGAAGCTGAAGGACTTCCGGCAGCTCCTGGTGGCGCCCCTGAACCTGCGCGAGAAGCTGGTGGACAAGGTGCGGCGCGAGATCGAGCACGCCCGCGAGGGCCGCGGCGGCCATCTCATCTTCAAGTTCAACTCGCTGGTCGATCAGCCCTTCATCGACCTGCTGTACGAGGCCTCCCAGGCCGGCGTGCGCATCGAGCTGATCATTCGCGGGCTGTGCTGCCTGCGGCCGGGCGTGCCGGGGCTGAGCGAGATCATCACGGTGCGCAGCATCCTCGGCCGGCACCTCGAGCACAGCCGCGCCTTCTGGTTCGCCAACGGCGGCGACGAGGAGGTCTACATCGGCAGCGCCGACATCATGACGCGCAACCTGAACCGCCGGGTCGAGACCCTGGCGCCGGTGCGCGACGAACGGCTGATCGCGCGCATCCGCGACGAGATCCTGTGGGCCGCGCAGCACGACAACGTGAAGGCGCGCCTGATGGACGCCGACGGGAACTACGCCCGCACCCGACCGCGGGCCAAGGAGAAACCCATCGACTCCCAGCAGTGGCTCTACCGACAGAGGAGCAAGTCCGTCCCATGA